From one Coffea eugenioides isolate CCC68of chromosome 11, Ceug_1.0, whole genome shotgun sequence genomic stretch:
- the LOC113753921 gene encoding putative late blight resistance protein homolog R1B-17 encodes MRESLLLLLLKILVLKADFYLLEILNGNANLLSLANDRIESVREGLKLLMTFVANVPEESSDHLEFILTNIEAVAKRIIYLYHSVLTNKITEELIERMYLTLSELLDQIKVNKAKLRELYPQVRGSCFPKTNGLGCVDFLLRNLKELQTHKSKSIATVKNQIERIQGDMEFFRSFLNDRVKERTQHQELKGLGERITEVAYKVEYVIDSIEVGIGDHLQHLLWLDSLLEDISHIKMEAVKSYQKKTCDGIPHNVTRSSAHMISQVSAPEPDEVVVSLSDQEEVIIDRLIKGSLQQDMVSLVGMPGIGKTTLAKKLYNDSRVTYHFHIRAWCCISQVYSKRQVLLDILSNISGLTDYIHKMTDEDLDLELYQQLKGRRYLIVMDDMWSTEAWDDLERSFPDDKNGSTLLITSRIQNVALNAKPNSDPYLLRLLTDDESWSLLQLKSFHGKGCPTELLGVGKEIAQQCKGLPLSVVAVSGLLERTEKKPDLWKQIVDSLSRSLIDDPQTQCKEILELSYEHLPYNLKACFLYFGAFLEDKDISVRKLIWLWIAEGFIKKSEEKSLEDIGEDYLMDLISRSLVLVSKRRSMGRVKTCRVHDMLHDLCLSRSKEEMFLQPITKCDEPFASFDGLDDDVDFDHYYPSKPLIYERHRLCICLERRHFIKSKPSGPRTRSLLFSAVADRYPRCPYDITFIFQNFKLLRVLDLESINMGMFFPIGFDLLVQLRYLAVSGDLDSIPPSIASLWKLETFVVKGLKGMVVLPVIIWSMRMLRHVHVNSCAMFDLQEDQLEGSLVLDNLVTLSTPALSGGKETLKILRRFPNLHRLRCIIFESPSSPMGCNQFPQFDILNQLESLNISGRALNQGELSFPLNLKKLTLSRLRLPWKHMSAIGRLQNLEVLKLLSNAFEGRIWDMREGEFLKLKFLKLDSLNVVEWNATCDHLPNLQQLVLRHCKELEAVPFSFGEIPTLLMIQVQRCGLSTEESVRDIEEQGIEGLKIFISH; translated from the coding sequence ATGAGGGAATCACTGTTGCTACTGCTTTTAAAGATTTTGGTTCTCAAGGCAGACTTTTATCTTTTGGAGATACTGAATGGTAATGCAAATTTGCTGTCCCTTGCAAACGATCGAATTGAATCTGTTCGTGAGGGCCTGAAGTTGCTTATGACATTTGTCGCAAATGTACCAGAGGAGAGTTCAGACCATTTGGAATTCATCTTAACAAACATTGAAGCTGTGGCTAAAAGGATAATATATCTCTATCACTCAGTTCTAACCAACAAAATCACTGAAGAGTTGATCGAAAGAATGTACCTTACACTTTCGGAGTTGTTAGATCAGATTAAAGTTAACAAGGCAAAGCTGAGAGAGCTTTATCCCCAAGTTCGAGGATCATGTTTCCCCAAGACCAATGGATTGGGGTGTGTTGATTTTCTGTTGAGAAACCTTAAGGAGCTGCAAACCCATAAATCTAAGTCAATTGCAACTGTGAAGAATCAAATTGAAAGAATCCAGGGGGATATGGAGTTCTTTAGATCTTTCCTCAATGATAGAGTAAAGGAAAGAACTCAACATCAAGAACTGAAAGGTCTTGGTGAACGCATTACAGAGGTGGCATACAAGGTGGAATACGTCATTGACTCAATCGAGGTTGGCATTGGTGATCACTTACAACATCTGTTATGGCTTGACTCTCTCTTAGAAGATATTAGCCATATTAAGATGGAGGCAGTCAAAAGCTACCAGAAGAAGACTTGTGATGGCATACCCCATAATGTCACCAGAAGTTCAGCCCATATGATATCACAAGTTAGTGCCCCAGAACCTGATGAAGTGGTGGTAAGTCTCAGTGATCAGGAAGAAGTGATAATTGATCGGCTTATAAAAGGATCCTTGCAACAAGATATGGTTTCTCTTGTGGGTATGCCAGGAATAGGTAAGACAACTTTGGCCAAGAAGTTGTACAATGATTCTAGAGTTACTTATCACTTCCACATTCGTGCATGGTGCTGTATCTCGCAAGTATATAGTAAAAGGCAGGTGTTGCTTGACATATTAAGCAACATTAGTGGGCTTACTGACTACATTCATAAAATGACTGATGAAGATTTAGATCTGGAGTTGTATCAGCAATTAAAAGGAAGAAGGTATCTCATAGTTATGGATGACATGTGGAGCACAGAGGCGTGGGATGACTTGGAAAGATCATTCCCTGATGATAAAAATGGTAGCACACTTCTAATAACAAGTCGTATCCAGAATGTGGCCTTGAATGCTAAACCTAATAGTGATCCTTATCTTCTTCGTCTCCTCACTGATGATGAAAGTTGGAGCTTACTACAACTGAAGAGTTTTCATGGAAAGGGTTGCCCAACAGAATTGCTTGGAGTTGGAAAGGAAATTGCTCAACAATGTAAAGGACTACCTCTTTCTGTGGTTGCAGTATCTGGTCTCCTTGAAAGGACGGAAAAGAAACCAGACTTGTGGAAACAAATTGTTGACAGTTTGAGCAGAAGTTTAATAGATGATCCACAAACCCAGTGCAAGGAAATCCTAGAGCTGAGTTATGAGCACTTGCCATACAATTTGAAAGCATGCTTCCTTTATTTCGGAGCATTCCTGGAGGACAAAGATATCTCTGTGCGCAAGTTGATATGGTTGTGGATTGCTGAAGGTTTTATTAAGAAAAGTGAAGAGAAAAGCTTAGAGGATATTGGAGAGGATTACCTGATGGACTTAATCAGTCGAAGCCTTGTATTGGTTTCTAAAAGAAGATCCATGGGTAGGGTCAAAACATGTCGAGTTCATGACATGCTACATGATTTGTGCCTGTCAAGATCTAAGGAAGAAATGTTTTTGCAGCCAATTACCAAGTGTGATGAACCATTTGCTTCTTTTGATGGTTTAGATGATGATGTTGATTTTGATCATTATTACCCTTCAAAACCATTAATATATGAAAGACATCGGCTTTGCATTTGTTTGGAGCGGAGGCATTTCATCAAATCAAAACCTTCTGGTCCAAGAACAAGGTCTCTGCTATTTTCTGCAGTTGCTGATAGGTATCCCAGATGCCCATATGATATCacattcatttttcaaaattttaaacttCTCAGGGTGTTGGATTTGGAATCCATCAATATGGGTATGTTCTTTCCCATTGGATTTGATTTATTAGTTCAACTAAGGTACTTAGCAGTCAGTGGGGATCTGGATTCTATTCCACCATCAATAGCCAGCCTCTGGAAACTAGAGACGTTTGTTGTGAAGGGATTAAAAGGTATGGTTGTGTTACCGGTTATTATTTGGAGCATGAGAATGTTAAGACATGTTCATGTAAATAGTTGTGCTATGTTCGATTTGCAAGAAGACCAGCTTGAAGGTTCCTTGGTATTGGATAACTTAGTAACTCTTTCCACACCAGCTCTTTCTGGAGGGAAGGAGACATTGAAGATACTGAGGAGATTTCCCAATCTTCACAGGTTAAGATGCATCATTTTTGAATCTCCGAGTTCTCCTATGGGATGTAATCAATTTCCACAATTTGACATTCTAAATCAGCTTGAATCACTCAACATCTCTGGTAGGGCCCTTAATCAGGGAGAATTGAGCTTCCCcctgaatttaaaaaaattgactttGTCTAGGCTTCGCCTGCCATGGAAACACATGTCTGCTATTGGGAGACTACAAAACCTTGAGGTTCTCAAATtactttctaatgcctttgagGGCCGGATATGGGACATGAGGGAAGGGGAGTTCCTAAAGTTGAAATTCCTGAAGTTAGATTCTCTGAATGTTGTTGAGTGGAATGCCACTTGCGATCACCTTCCCAACCTTCAGCAATTAGTTTTGCGACACTGCAAAGAACTTGAGGCAGTTCCATTCTCTTTTGGGGAAATTCCTACCTTGCTGATGATTCAAGTGCAACGTTGTGGCCTTTCCACAGAAGAGTCAGTCAGGGACATTGAGGAGCAAGGGATTGAAGGCCTCAAGATCTTCATCAGTCATTAA